In Bryobacteraceae bacterium, the following proteins share a genomic window:
- a CDS encoding glycosyltransferase family 1 protein — MPRIGVNALYMIPGGVGGTEIYLRSLLAALAGIDRANQYLVFTNRETGAGLVPSAPNFLHVPCGVAAANRPARIVYEQTALAWKARSCGVLFNPGYTAPVLAPCPQVAVFHDMQHKRHPEHFRAADLLAWRALLWASAHRAAHLIADSAASRDDVIRYYGLPPDRVTEVPLGVDEAFFDIGTARRDDCKSEGTNQTLLCVSTLHPHKNIERLLRVFARLHARHPRWLLTLAGMRGFQTEAIEHLIAELGLGSFVRITGWIPREELHALYRTADAFVYPSTFEGFGIPVIEALAAAIPLACSSIEPLRTLAGDAALTFDPLDETAMEAALHRLLSGRWNGRRGPAQAARYRWESAARSTLAILESAATGSRTSRVNSR, encoded by the coding sequence GTGCCGCGCATCGGCGTCAACGCGCTCTACATGATCCCCGGCGGGGTCGGCGGCACGGAGATCTATCTCCGCTCGCTGCTCGCCGCGCTCGCCGGAATCGACCGCGCGAACCAGTACCTCGTCTTCACGAATCGCGAAACCGGCGCCGGTCTCGTTCCCTCCGCGCCGAACTTCCTGCACGTCCCCTGCGGCGTCGCCGCCGCCAACCGTCCGGCGCGCATCGTCTACGAGCAGACCGCGCTCGCCTGGAAGGCTCGCTCCTGCGGCGTGCTCTTCAACCCCGGCTACACAGCGCCCGTGCTCGCGCCCTGCCCCCAGGTCGCCGTCTTCCACGACATGCAGCACAAGCGGCACCCGGAGCATTTCCGCGCCGCCGACCTTCTCGCCTGGCGCGCCCTCCTCTGGGCTTCCGCGCACCGCGCCGCCCATCTCATCGCGGATTCAGCCGCCAGCCGCGACGACGTCATCCGCTACTACGGCCTCCCGCCCGATCGCGTTACTGAAGTGCCTCTCGGGGTCGACGAGGCGTTCTTCGACATCGGAACCGCCCGCCGGGACGATTGCAAATCCGAGGGAACGAACCAAACGTTGCTGTGCGTCTCCACGCTTCACCCGCACAAGAACATCGAGCGTCTTCTCCGCGTCTTCGCCCGCCTGCACGCCCGCCACCCGCGATGGCTGCTCACTCTCGCCGGCATGCGCGGCTTCCAGACCGAGGCCATCGAGCACCTCATCGCCGAACTCGGTTTGGGTTCCTTCGTCCGCATCACCGGCTGGATTCCCCGGGAAGAACTTCACGCGCTCTACCGGACTGCGGATGCGTTCGTCTATCCCTCGACGTTCGAAGGCTTCGGCATTCCGGTCATCGAAGCGCTCGCCGCTGCGATTCCGCTGGCGTGCTCATCGATCGAACCGCTCCGCACCCTCGCCGGCGACGCCGCGCTCACCTTCGACCCGCTCGACGAAACAGCGATGGAAGCCGCGCTCCACCGCCTCCTCAGCGGCCGTTGGAACGGACGCCGCGGACCGGCGCAAGCTGCCCGCTACCGCTGGGAATCGGCCGCCCGGTCCACGCTCGCCATCCTCGAGTCCGCCGCCACCGGCTCACGCACCAGCCGCGTCAACAGCAGGTAG
- a CDS encoding DUF2304 domain-containing protein, with product MRILDVAGLLSLALIVRVLYSLRREHIRVEYSVSWLAAGLSILLLSQAPEALRWLAAVFGVSTAPSALAAVAMAVFLLVLYRVSMIVSELKDNNIALAQKVAILEYELHRIGERPAPR from the coding sequence ATGCGAATCCTTGACGTCGCGGGCCTGCTCAGCCTCGCGCTGATCGTGCGGGTGCTCTACTCGCTGCGCCGCGAGCATATCCGCGTCGAGTACTCGGTAAGCTGGCTTGCCGCCGGCCTCTCGATTCTTCTGCTTTCGCAGGCGCCGGAAGCGCTCCGGTGGCTCGCCGCGGTGTTCGGCGTGAGCACCGCCCCCTCGGCGCTGGCGGCCGTGGCGATGGCCGTGTTCCTGCTCGTCCTCTACCGCGTTTCGATGATCGTTTCCGAGCTGAAAGACAACAACATCGCCCTCGCCCAGAAGGTAGCGATCCTCGAGTACGAATTGCACCGCATCGGGGAGCGGCCGGCGCCGCGATAA